The region ATTCTTTTTCTTGAAGCAACATTTCATccataatcttttttttttgtgatgatTCTAAATGATGTAGTAAAATAGCACATAATTTCTTACCTAACATCAATTGACTGACGACAAAAAAAAACGTGTCGACAACTGTGCGCTGTTACAGTATGAGATGTCGATCGCTGTCTGTTAGTGTGTGAATTGTGATGCCGACCTGGTATTCGACCATTGCGCGCCGCGTGCAGGCAATTGTCGGTTTCGTGAGTAGGCTATGTAGCTATTTGACTGCAGGCCACCCGACAGTGCGAATAACTGCAGGTGATATGTTAGTCAGGGGGCCCCTTTACAATTTTGATTTCGTCGATAGTCTGACAGTTGacaccaaagagtataataatatatatggttGACACTGACAAATGCCAAATGGCAACTTGAGGCGTAAACAATATGTAGGTTAGGTAGTATGTACTTAGTACTATGTAGTATGTACCCTCAGCCTTCAGTgatataagatattatcaaTTTACAATAGATGTAGTTAATTAGAAAACTCTTTATCTATTCTTTTATCATTTTGCGTTTTATACTTATCACCATTTACTTTAGCCTGTAAGAAACCTCCACGACatccatttatttataaaaagaaggTAATGTTTTTTAACCATATTGTTTTTCTACGCTTAAGTTAAATATACGACGTTGTTTTTTGCGTATAGTTTTGGACTAATGTCGATttctatttttcttttcttatctATTATTACGACTTCTTCATGTTTTGATAATGGTATATAGTTTTAATCGCTAATAATTTCCACGATTGGAAGGATATAAGTATAAACCATTTTAAAACACGTTTGTTTTATTTCAGACTTCATTCTCTGTCGAATTTGTGGTAATAATATCGTGACGACTCGATCAATTATAGACTGGCGAAGTTCATCCTCGGTTTCTACTTTCACAGACTTTTTGTTTAATACAGAAAACGTTTTGATACAAGTGTTAGCtggggattttttttttcaattcccTGTTATTGTTGCAAGTCATTCTAACTGTACTGGGACTGGGGAGGTAATACTTATATCTATTtagtaatatcaaaatataagatagaatttattattttactgaaGACTGCAGCCCCTAGTCATAAGCATAAGCAATAACTAATAATCTTAGtgcataattttttcatttaatgcAAGACATTGATACTCTATGCCATTTTTTTACCACTTACAAActtgttaaaatgttactatTGTTGCATTTTATAAATCATGAGACTGTATGtcctatttgtatttataaaattaatttctctcaattttattttgttttcgaaGAAAGATTTACGGTaatataaccatattttttgtgttgttaAATGTTAACTTGTTGAAAATTGTATGTAACTTAGTGAAGTATAAAAGTATCTAATATTTATACTGCAGCAGGCAGTTGAACaaatttcttcttcttcttttcacCACCACAGGAatctcaaataataaatatctctgAAACTCATAATCTATTGCATATGGGGAACAAGTGAGACATATATGGGGTTTATGGAATTGAGGAAAGAACGGGAATACCCAAAAGCACTATACATCATATTctacaacaacaacaacaataagtACCATCCACTTCACATACTTCAAGATTTTCTTCGATATTCtgaataaatagatttttgtaGAACAATGTTATAACACAAGTTACATGAGTGGCATGTGGAAAATCCACATTTAATTCAAGAAGACATATCACAGtatcacttaaattatttaaagccaaaaaaaaaagattttgattGGGGCATTCTtcattgaaagaatttttgaaacaaTTAAATCTCGAGAATATGCCCATCGATTCGTCAGATCTTTTTGTTATTTGGGTGATTTGTTAATTTGATGGATCTTATTTTCTTTTCTGATGATATTTATCATCTGTCCTATCGTCCCGTTTGGGCTTGACATTGAATTTTGGGACGTCCTGTATATTAGGTACTCACACTAGTAGTTTATCTGTTTATCCACACTGACTGACCACCTGACTGTTAATATGTTGTACATTTCATTGTTTAAGTGGGAGGAAGAGAAGGAGCTTTGGTTTCCTGGTTATCGCTGGAAGCCTTGTGTATGCAGTGATTGTGGTGCTTCACTTggttgggtttttgaaaaatacaataattctgACACAATTCAAGATCCTGAAAAATTCTATGCTCTTATCATACCTCATTTGATTGATCAAAaatgtaagtatgtattttatttatactctCTAACACCTAAGAAAGAAACTGCTTGAAACtcctaataaaattttaaagtggTTACAGTATCTGTCATTCTTAATGTGAAAATAACACCCTCTGCATAACTTAAAAAGTTGTTAAATAGATGGTTGTTAGTAGTACTCCAATGTTACAAAACAGAATAGGTAAATAGGAGTATGTTATAGTGGggtgcttgtggcggcgacatgagACGGGTTggtcccttccctaaaatatggctggtccatgtgtcATGCTCGTGAATAGGCATTACTTGTATTagctggatgatcctgttacaaGAAActgctatatttttataaatttaccttttccgaagtagtggtaaaaagaaaagaaaaatttgacattcataagtgtccttGAATACAGgcgtgattttgattttatttatatatttttaattatatttgattaCATTGGTATGCAATTACTCTCCAAAACATGATTGAGAAATTGTAGTgggaatattaattatttagccCATTATGGTTACAACtagaatttttttctattttacataataaaatttattaatttagtacaTTTCAATACACACAAATCGCGCGCAGGTTTGCTGGTGTCCTAATGACGTCACGCATCGATGGTTGGTAGGATTGACATATAAGGTTACTAAAATActtgttgtaataaatttattaatgtatattctaatatagtatattttcaTAAAGCTTTTCTGCAGGTCATCTtagtgttacattttatttgtatgaaatagTGTAGAGCTTGAGTTTCTAGCTACAtccatttatatttaatgaatcaactagtcaatatttttgttgttattaaaataaataagttttttgtatCTTCTTATCATCTTTCTGATTATATTTTGCTCTCAGTTTTAGATAGTCTAATAGTATATCCACAACACTAAAGATGACTACAGAATTATCAAAAGCAGATGAGGAATTCCTTGCAAGATGTGAAGAGAAATTCAAGGATAGATTCACTGAGAGGGATGAAGAATACATGAAAACGTTTACTGCAGAACCCTCTATACCGCCAATCTTAGAAAATTGGTGGGTGCGAAATAATGCCGGTCGATATGATCGTAGACATAACAGGAAACCATATCAAAGACATGATAATGCAAGCAACAGTTACAATGGGAGAGACAATTTCAAGTCAGGGTATAGCAGAGGCTACAATGACTATAATAATGACAGTTATAACAACCACTATAGCAGAAGAAATCATAATTCccattaatttattaacttacccattataaaaacaaattaggaataattctaaaatttagAGCCCATACTATCACCACACTttggcataaaaatatttgattatagaaatatattatgctataataatatattagataaatttataatcCTAATCTTTATTTGCACATAAAATGGTTACGTTAaaagttttctatttttgtataagaTGGAACTGatgaaatattaaatgtttgtgatttttattactaattaaaaGCTTCAATGACGTATTGTTACTCTTTATGCAGTTTATCCATCAATCTTGATGATTTCTACCAATCATCATTAAATTCCTGAAGagcatccacagtgcatctccatcgcgatcggtcctgagcatctcttaatttcactccaggtctttccgatgtctgTCACTTCGCTAACGACAGTCGCCGCCACgtttgctttggacggccacATTTGCGTTATCCTTGAGGGTGACAAGGCAAGCCCTAGACTGGAGTCTAGGGCTttgcctcggtatatggttgggatcctaccggagtgtgtggcctatccaACTCCATTTGCGGCGTTATATCTGTTGGTCGATTGGGACTTCAtgacagtgttgtcaaagaTGATCATTGGAAATTTTGTTGGGCCAGTTAATACTGATGATATTTCGAAGGCATTGGTTAACGAAAACCTAAAGTTGATGAGAGATGGGCTTGGTGACCTTCCACATCTCACACATTACATTAATACGGTCTTCATCTTGAACCGGAATATTTTGAGTTTAAtgatctaataaataaaacaaaaacattttctCAAAAGAATATATTCTCAGTTATTATGGCTTGATTTACATTTTAACAACTTAGATTACAATTAAGATCACCAGAAATAATACAGCTACAGCATTtcacaattaaattatataccaaataaataattatacatatctCACTGCtacttaacaattttattataacaattaattatgCCGTTATAACACATTCATAAAACTAATTCGTTTC is a window of Leptidea sinapis chromosome 23, ilLepSina1.1, whole genome shotgun sequence DNA encoding:
- the LOC126971136 gene encoding uncharacterized protein LOC126971136; amino-acid sequence: MSISIFLFLSIITTSSCFDNDFILCRICGNNIVTTRSIIDWRSSSSVSTFTDFLFNTENVLIQVLAGDFFFQFPVIVASHSNCTGTGEWEEEKELWFPGYRWKPCVCSDCGASLGWVFEKYNNSDTIQDPEKFYALIIPHLIDQKFLDSLIVYPQH